The bacterium genome has a segment encoding these proteins:
- a CDS encoding DmsE family decaheme c-type cytochrome: MSRPKRIWCWIAAAAAVGVTLAGAGGCASMRDSRATWPIKEYEKLIAGRLDADYVGNVTCLAKCHAHDAIARDFRLSVHGEQIAAETGLPLVNCESCHGPGSLAIANIVEGKCDASTFIDLEKIPAGAKSLICLKCHAGQSVKSITAWPGSRHAAADVSCLDCHKLHKGPGQKVARKEIYPLCSSCHSREAAMSNLPSRHPLAEGIMTCADCHDPHGTLNDGDLREPTTRLLCAKCHADKAGPFVFEHADLMTDCQTCHEPHGSTNSEMTRWARPFLCLQCHQGHNGTRRPVLTSGDKAARTVFFGDCAACHTRIHGTDLPGYRNDDRFTR; this comes from the coding sequence ATGTCGCGACCGAAGAGGATCTGGTGCTGGATCGCCGCGGCCGCTGCCGTCGGGGTGACCCTGGCGGGGGCGGGGGGATGCGCGTCGATGCGCGACAGTCGCGCGACGTGGCCCATCAAGGAGTACGAGAAGCTGATCGCCGGCCGCCTTGACGCCGACTACGTCGGCAACGTCACCTGCCTCGCCAAGTGCCACGCGCACGATGCCATCGCGCGCGACTTCCGGCTGAGCGTCCACGGCGAGCAGATCGCGGCCGAGACCGGCCTGCCGCTCGTCAACTGCGAGTCCTGTCACGGCCCCGGGAGCCTGGCGATCGCGAACATCGTCGAGGGCAAGTGCGACGCCTCGACGTTCATCGACCTGGAGAAGATCCCCGCGGGGGCGAAGTCGCTGATCTGCCTCAAGTGCCACGCCGGCCAGTCGGTCAAGAGCATCACCGCCTGGCCCGGCAGCCGCCACGCCGCGGCCGACGTCTCCTGCCTCGACTGCCACAAGCTGCACAAGGGACCAGGGCAGAAGGTGGCGCGCAAGGAGATCTACCCGCTGTGCTCCTCGTGCCACAGCCGCGAGGCCGCGATGTCCAACCTCCCCTCGCGCCACCCGCTGGCCGAGGGGATCATGACCTGCGCCGACTGCCACGACCCGCACGGCACGCTCAACGACGGCGACCTGCGCGAGCCGACGACGCGCCTGCTCTGCGCGAAATGCCACGCCGACAAGGCCGGGCCGTTCGTCTTCGAGCACGCGGACCTCATGACCGACTGCCAGACCTGCCACGAGCCGCACGGCTCCACGAACAGCGAGATGACCAGGTGGGCGAGGCCGTTCCTCTGCCTGCAGTGCCACCAGGGTCACAACGGCACGCGGCGGCCCGTCCTCACGTCGGGCGACAAGGCGGCCAGGACGGTCTTCTTCGGCGACTGCGCCGCCTGCCACACGCGGATCCACGGCACTGATCTGCCGGGATACCGCAACGACGACCGGTTCACCCGCTAG